The following are from one region of the Paenibacillus protaetiae genome:
- a CDS encoding nitroreductase family protein, producing MELYEAIRTRRSLGRVKKDEVPRELIERALEAASWAPSHHNTQPWKFIVMTGEGRSKLGEGYALTAAPGFEGLSSEEREEKLAKERAKAFRSPVVIAAVCSPSGDKRALLVEEVAASHAAVQNLLLALHAEGLAAIWRSGEPMYNPLMKQPFGLDEQEQLVGLIYAGYPDITPPSIPRTPISEKTVWIEQ from the coding sequence ATGGAATTATATGAAGCAATCCGTACGCGCAGGTCGCTTGGCCGCGTGAAAAAAGACGAAGTGCCGCGCGAGCTGATCGAGCGTGCGCTGGAAGCGGCATCCTGGGCGCCAAGCCATCATAATACACAGCCGTGGAAATTTATCGTGATGACCGGTGAAGGCCGCTCGAAGCTTGGCGAAGGGTATGCCCTTACAGCAGCGCCTGGTTTTGAAGGTCTCAGCAGCGAGGAGCGGGAGGAGAAGCTTGCCAAAGAACGGGCAAAAGCATTCCGCTCCCCGGTCGTCATCGCTGCCGTATGTTCACCTTCGGGCGACAAGCGCGCGCTGCTTGTGGAAGAAGTTGCAGCCAGCCATGCGGCTGTCCAAAACTTGCTGCTGGCGCTTCATGCCGAAGGGCTTGCCGCTATTTGGCGGTCGGGCGAGCCGATGTACAATCCGCTGATGAAGCAGCCGTTTGGCCTGGATGAGCAGGAACAGCTGGTGGGCCTTATTTATGCCGGTTATCCGGACATAACGCCGCCAAGCATCCCGCGCACGCCCATTTCGGAAAAAACGGTCTGGATCGAGCAATAA
- a CDS encoding HesB/YadR/YfhF family protein: protein MQLHISDAAVDCFIKEWGFSKGESIRIFVRYVSGGQEPYALGITRDDPIHPALSANAGGIGFFMEHNDVWFLEGKDLAIDASGEDIILKTG from the coding sequence ATGCAGCTGCACATTTCGGATGCCGCCGTCGATTGCTTTATAAAAGAATGGGGCTTCAGCAAGGGAGAAAGCATTCGCATCTTCGTCCGTTACGTAAGCGGCGGCCAGGAGCCGTATGCTCTTGGCATTACGCGGGATGATCCCATTCATCCTGCATTGTCCGCCAATGCGGGCGGCATCGGCTTTTTTATGGAGCATAACGATGTGTGGTTTCTGGAAGGCAAAGATTTAGCGATTGATGCGTCCGGCGAAGATATTATTTTGAAAACCGGTTAA
- a CDS encoding ABC transporter permease, with protein sequence MEQQVERLVTQLERRPAAAIRKALIRDKYLYLLLLPGLLLILLFRYVPMYGVVISFQDYNMYKGIGGSEWVGLYQFERLFRSPDFTEVLTNTIVISLYKLAASFSLPIILSLLLNELKSIVFKRFAQSIIYLPHFISWVIFSGIIITFLNPVDGMVNVIIRHFGGAPIDFLGDVRYFRSVIVLSDVYKEVGWGTIIYLAAIAGVNADLYEAARIDGANKLRQMWHVTLPAIRPVIIILVILSLANILEAGFQQIFLLYNALVYDVADIIDTYVYRVGIQGADYSYATAAGLFKSAVAMVLILTVNKIVKLTGQDGLW encoded by the coding sequence ATGGAACAGCAAGTAGAACGTCTGGTCACGCAATTAGAACGGCGGCCGGCAGCGGCAATACGCAAGGCGCTGATCCGCGACAAATATTTGTACCTGCTGCTGCTGCCGGGCTTGCTGCTCATACTCCTGTTCCGCTATGTGCCGATGTATGGTGTTGTAATTTCCTTCCAGGACTATAACATGTACAAAGGGATCGGCGGCAGCGAGTGGGTAGGATTGTATCAGTTCGAGCGGCTGTTCCGCTCGCCTGACTTTACGGAAGTGCTGACGAATACGATTGTAATCAGCTTATATAAGCTTGCGGCGTCGTTCTCGCTGCCGATTATTTTATCACTGTTGCTAAATGAGCTGAAGAGCATCGTCTTCAAGCGGTTCGCGCAGTCTATCATTTATTTGCCTCACTTTATTTCGTGGGTCATTTTCTCCGGCATTATCATTACGTTCCTGAATCCGGTTGACGGCATGGTTAACGTAATCATCCGGCATTTCGGCGGCGCTCCTATTGATTTTCTGGGCGACGTCCGGTATTTCCGTTCGGTTATTGTGCTGAGCGATGTGTACAAGGAGGTAGGCTGGGGAACGATCATCTACCTGGCTGCCATAGCGGGCGTCAATGCCGATTTATATGAGGCGGCGAGAATAGACGGCGCGAACAAGCTCCGCCAAATGTGGCATGTGACGCTGCCGGCGATCCGCCCTGTCATTATCATTTTGGTCATTTTGAGCTTGGCGAACATTCTGGAGGCCGGCTTCCAGCAAATTTTTCTGCTCTATAACGCGCTTGTATACGATGTCGCGGATATTATCGACACGTATGTGTATCGGGTCGGGATTCAGGGAGCGGATTACAGCTATGCGACAGCGGCGGGGCTGTTCAAGTCGGCAGTGGCGATGGTGCTTATATTGACGGTTAACAAAATAGTAAAGCTGACAGGCCAGGACGGCCTATGGTAA
- a CDS encoding alpha/beta hydrolase: protein MAFLQVQFLSQTLAQGCSMNVILPEAHHRAPGSSQGFKAPYPVLYLLHGASDDHSAWQRYTSIERYASERGLAVVMPAVQYSFYSNMKAGYDYFTYVSEELPRIVQSMFPVSDKREDTFAIGLSMGGYGAFKLGITCPDKFAAVASLSGSLDQRWRLSDKTTFFNPMIHRMAKLTFGSYEEYIEGDDNLLRLLEQRIAGGVELPKFYHACGTADFNYELGREFKDAFEGRIDLTYEEEPGAEHVWPFWDKYVQRAMAWLPLRQYEGA from the coding sequence GTGGCTTTTTTGCAAGTGCAATTCCTGTCTCAAACATTAGCCCAAGGCTGCTCGATGAACGTCATTTTGCCGGAGGCGCATCACCGTGCTCCCGGTTCTTCGCAAGGCTTCAAGGCGCCTTATCCGGTACTGTATTTGCTGCATGGCGCCTCTGATGACCACTCCGCCTGGCAGCGGTATACTTCTATCGAGCGGTATGCTTCCGAGCGAGGGCTGGCGGTCGTTATGCCTGCGGTGCAGTACAGCTTCTACAGCAATATGAAAGCGGGCTACGATTATTTCACATACGTTTCGGAAGAACTGCCGCGCATCGTTCAATCCATGTTCCCGGTATCGGACAAACGCGAGGATACGTTTGCGATTGGCCTGTCGATGGGAGGATATGGCGCATTTAAGCTCGGAATTACTTGCCCGGACAAGTTTGCGGCCGTTGCAAGCTTGTCCGGCAGTTTGGATCAGCGCTGGCGTTTGTCGGACAAAACGACATTTTTTAATCCGATGATCCACCGGATGGCCAAGCTGACTTTTGGCTCATATGAGGAGTACATCGAAGGCGATGACAATCTGCTCCGGCTGTTAGAGCAGCGCATTGCCGGCGGCGTGGAGCTGCCCAAGTTTTATCATGCTTGCGGAACGGCCGACTTTAATTATGAGCTTGGGCGCGAATTCAAGGATGCGTTCGAGGGCCGGATTGATCTGACTTATGAGGAGGAACCCGGAGCGGAGCACGTGTGGCCGTTCTGGGACAAATATGTCCAGCGGGCAATGGCGTGGCTCCCGCTGCGGCAGTACGAAGGGGCGTGA
- a CDS encoding carbohydrate ABC transporter permease yields MSLTRGERVFMALNVLFFLILMAVMIYPFWYMIMGSISDSSLTADGGLFLLPAGFSISAYKVVFQNVSILSGFKVTIVTTALGTFIGTFCSAAMAYPLSKKRLVGSKFLSLLVLFTMLFSGGMIPSYLLVKQLHLIDTYWAMVLPATMSAWNIFVMIGFFRGIPDEVEEAAKIDGGNDLMVFFRIVLPLSKPVLSTVGLFIAVGYWNDFFSSVLYATDKNMWQLQMVLKDLISNTSAAITQAGISIGVQQEVNPFTVKMASIIVSSLPILVVYPFLQKHFVKGAMIGSIKG; encoded by the coding sequence ATGAGTTTGACTAGGGGCGAACGAGTGTTCATGGCGTTAAACGTGCTGTTCTTCCTGATCTTGATGGCCGTTATGATTTATCCGTTCTGGTACATGATTATGGGCTCGATCAGCGATTCTTCCTTAACGGCGGACGGGGGCTTGTTCCTCCTCCCCGCCGGCTTCTCCATATCGGCTTATAAGGTGGTATTCCAGAATGTCTCGATATTAAGCGGGTTTAAGGTCACGATTGTGACTACCGCACTCGGCACGTTTATCGGCACGTTCTGCTCGGCGGCAATGGCTTACCCGTTGTCGAAAAAAAGGCTGGTCGGCAGCAAATTTCTTTCGCTGCTCGTTTTGTTCACGATGCTGTTCAGCGGCGGCATGATTCCGTCTTATCTGCTCGTCAAGCAGCTTCATCTGATTGATACGTATTGGGCGATGGTTCTTCCTGCCACGATGAGCGCATGGAATATATTCGTCATGATCGGCTTCTTCCGCGGCATCCCCGATGAAGTCGAAGAAGCCGCGAAGATAGACGGCGGTAATGACCTGATGGTTTTCTTCCGGATTGTCCTGCCGCTGTCGAAGCCGGTGCTGTCCACGGTTGGCCTGTTTATCGCTGTAGGCTATTGGAATGATTTCTTCTCTTCCGTGCTGTATGCGACGGATAAAAACATGTGGCAGCTGCAAATGGTGCTCAAAGACCTGATCAGCAATACGTCGGCTGCGATTACGCAGGCGGGCATATCAATAGGCGTGCAGCAGGAAGTGAACCCGTTCACGGTCAAGATGGCGTCGATTATCGTATCTTCCTTGCCTATATTGGTCGTGTATCCGTTTCTTCAAAAACATTTTGTGAAAGGCGCAATGATCGGTTCGATCAAAGGGTAA
- a CDS encoding MarR family winged helix-turn-helix transcriptional regulator — MAENETLFQVTSMFRTLLKTITHEWNKNGSRYNLSLPQFKILYSLQTKGPQNVSQLAEALGITSAAITGATDKLLAEGLVLRERGEADRRVVFVTLTDAGKAILEEVKKDQQIVLDKVFHMLPQEDIQHLKRIYGQMLANVDNPCPPGQNSK; from the coding sequence ATGGCTGAAAATGAAACATTGTTCCAGGTAACATCGATGTTCCGGACTTTGCTTAAAACGATAACGCACGAATGGAATAAAAACGGAAGCCGTTACAATCTGTCGCTTCCTCAATTTAAAATTTTGTATTCGCTTCAGACCAAAGGGCCGCAAAATGTTTCTCAGCTTGCTGAAGCTTTGGGGATCACATCAGCCGCCATTACGGGCGCCACCGACAAGCTGCTTGCAGAAGGGCTGGTGCTGAGGGAAAGAGGAGAGGCGGACCGCAGAGTCGTGTTTGTTACATTGACCGATGCGGGCAAAGCGATTTTGGAGGAAGTCAAAAAAGACCAGCAGATCGTGTTGGATAAAGTATTTCATATGCTTCCCCAAGAAGATATTCAGCATTTGAAGCGCATTTACGGGCAAATGCTGGCGAATGTCGATAATCCATGTCCGCCGGGCCAAAATTCAAAATAA
- the msrB gene encoding peptide-methionine (R)-S-oxide reductase MsrB — MSQTERAIFAGGCFWCMVSPFEEMPGIVSVVSGYTGGHKPNPTYEEVCSHTTGHTEAVEITFDPAVFPYEKLLDIFWRQIDPTDAGGQFHDRGDSYRTGIYYTTEEQRVKAEASKKALEESGRFDKPIVTEIEAAGPFYPAEDYHQGYHKTNPFRYKMYRKGSGRDAFINSHWKLKKDEAELRSRLTPLQYEVTQNSATERPFTGEYWDHQEEGLYVDIVSGEPLFSSQDKFDSGCGWPSFTKPITPAAVTEHIDTSHFMVRTEVRSNDADSHLGHVFEDGPQDRGGLRYCINSAAIRFIPKADLEKEGYGEYLSWFEKK; from the coding sequence ATGTCTCAGACTGAACGCGCCATATTTGCCGGAGGCTGCTTCTGGTGCATGGTTTCGCCTTTTGAGGAAATGCCGGGCATCGTGTCTGTCGTATCCGGCTATACGGGAGGCCATAAGCCTAATCCGACCTATGAAGAGGTATGCTCCCATACGACAGGGCATACGGAGGCGGTGGAAATTACGTTTGATCCAGCCGTGTTCCCTTATGAGAAGCTGCTGGATATTTTCTGGCGCCAGATTGACCCGACGGATGCAGGTGGCCAGTTCCACGACCGCGGCGACTCGTACCGGACAGGGATTTATTACACAACCGAGGAGCAGCGCGTGAAGGCGGAAGCCTCTAAAAAAGCGCTGGAGGAAAGCGGCCGGTTTGATAAGCCGATCGTAACGGAAATTGAAGCGGCAGGACCGTTTTATCCGGCGGAAGATTACCACCAGGGTTATCATAAGACCAATCCGTTCCGGTATAAAATGTACCGCAAAGGATCGGGGCGCGACGCGTTTATCAACAGCCACTGGAAGCTGAAAAAGGATGAAGCCGAGCTGCGCTCCCGTTTGACGCCGCTTCAATATGAAGTAACGCAAAACAGCGCAACAGAGCGGCCATTCACCGGCGAATATTGGGATCATCAGGAGGAAGGGCTGTACGTCGACATTGTGTCGGGAGAGCCGCTGTTCAGCTCCCAGGATAAATTTGATTCCGGCTGCGGATGGCCGAGCTTCACGAAGCCGATTACGCCGGCGGCGGTGACGGAGCATATCGATACGAGCCACTTTATGGTGCGGACAGAAGTGCGGAGCAACGATGCGGACTCACACCTCGGCCATGTATTCGAGGACGGGCCGCAAGACCGCGGAGGCCTTCGTTACTGCATCAATTCCGCAGCCATCCGGTTCATCCCGAAAGCCGACTTGGAGAAAGAAGGCTACGGGGAGTATCTCTCCTGGTTTGAAAAAAAATAA
- a CDS encoding extracellular solute-binding protein, which produces MKKNVRQTLLLASLAAAMAVTACSNGNSGSGSDNGQQPAANTNDAGAAATNSGQKEETKGPLTITMTLMAGPKTPDSWAEHALEDELTKQMGRQVDVKPIFLPDWSELNTKINLMMSAKDTRPNILWTGDTKEYSKWVDAGIAQDLTPSLQKYGKDILDYYTKDTLFYHWDKSGKIYRLPGDVPEASYMTTILRKDWLDNLGLAVPKTLDEYVNVLRAFTKDDPDKNGKNDTYGLSGDNYYRSLAPFFYAYGIDVENFVKQPDGTIKFGALMPQVKDVLQLLQGLYKEGVIDPRMTTSANNDDNKVNDIYASGKVGSFYRWVDYFNPGNGALISFKKLNPTGEYISIDPIQGPDGFSSDMPDPQIGWCYLIATDTVNVDDAVQVLDTMAKPDVFKLITFGKEGEHYKMDNGVFTPTIAPEEGSKLGFGNFGWIIQRKDAANIKNTPEVTEMFQHKIETSQPMRDKIVTFKAIDRPQWDKYSADITKARDELFWGIITGKKPVSAFDGFEKQYEKLGGKQIDEEAANLYNTQQQEREEYDKWYEANITPYK; this is translated from the coding sequence ATGAAGAAGAATGTGCGCCAGACTTTGCTGTTAGCGTCGTTGGCTGCTGCGATGGCAGTTACCGCCTGCTCGAACGGAAACAGCGGCAGCGGATCGGATAACGGTCAGCAGCCAGCGGCGAATACGAACGATGCGGGGGCGGCAGCAACCAATTCGGGTCAGAAGGAAGAGACGAAGGGACCGCTTACGATCACAATGACGCTGATGGCCGGCCCGAAAACGCCGGATTCCTGGGCGGAGCATGCGCTGGAAGATGAATTGACGAAGCAGATGGGGCGCCAGGTGGATGTGAAGCCTATCTTCCTGCCGGACTGGTCGGAGCTCAATACGAAAATCAATTTGATGATGAGTGCAAAGGATACGCGCCCGAACATTTTGTGGACCGGTGATACAAAAGAATATTCGAAGTGGGTTGATGCAGGCATCGCGCAAGATTTAACGCCTTCTTTGCAGAAATACGGCAAAGATATTTTGGATTACTACACGAAGGACACGTTGTTCTATCACTGGGACAAGAGCGGCAAGATCTACCGGCTGCCGGGCGACGTACCGGAAGCGAGCTATATGACGACGATCTTGCGGAAAGACTGGCTTGATAATCTGGGCCTCGCCGTGCCGAAAACACTGGATGAATATGTGAATGTGCTGCGTGCTTTTACGAAAGACGACCCGGACAAAAACGGCAAAAACGACACGTACGGCTTGTCCGGCGACAACTACTACCGCAGCCTTGCGCCATTCTTCTACGCGTACGGCATCGACGTTGAGAATTTCGTGAAGCAGCCGGACGGCACGATAAAATTCGGCGCTTTGATGCCGCAGGTGAAGGATGTGCTGCAGCTGCTCCAAGGGCTGTACAAGGAAGGCGTTATCGATCCGCGGATGACAACAAGCGCCAACAATGATGATAACAAGGTGAATGATATTTACGCGTCCGGCAAAGTCGGCTCGTTCTATCGCTGGGTAGATTACTTCAACCCGGGCAACGGTGCGCTTATTTCGTTCAAAAAGCTGAATCCAACCGGCGAATACATCTCGATTGATCCGATTCAAGGGCCGGACGGCTTCAGCTCGGATATGCCCGACCCGCAGATCGGCTGGTGCTACCTGATTGCAACCGACACGGTTAATGTTGACGATGCGGTGCAAGTGCTGGATACGATGGCGAAGCCGGATGTATTTAAGCTCATCACGTTCGGCAAGGAAGGCGAGCATTACAAGATGGACAACGGCGTGTTCACCCCAACCATTGCGCCGGAAGAAGGCAGCAAGCTTGGTTTCGGCAACTTCGGCTGGATTATTCAGCGCAAAGATGCGGCAAACATCAAGAATACGCCGGAAGTAACCGAGATGTTCCAGCATAAAATCGAAACCTCGCAGCCGATGCGCGATAAGATTGTGACGTTCAAAGCGATTGACCGCCCGCAATGGGACAAATATTCCGCCGACATTACAAAGGCTCGGGATGAGTTGTTCTGGGGCATTATTACGGGCAAGAAGCCGGTATCTGCATTCGACGGCTTTGAGAAGCAGTACGAGAAGCTTGGCGGTAAGCAAATTGATGAAGAAGCGGCTAATCTGTACAATACGCAGCAGCAGGAGCGGGAGGAATATGACAAATGGTATGAGGCGAACATTACTCCTTACAAATAA
- a CDS encoding SDR family NAD(P)-dependent oxidoreductase, protein MDKIACVTGADRGLGFALALQLARAGYRVFAGRYMPDWHALDEAPPELASRIAPIPLDVASGESVERAAQLIADRAGHIDLLINNAGIAGGHEGSILGPANIDFGLVRRIYEVNAMGPLRVTSALSGLLAKGSGKIVVNISSEAGQINQTWREGWYGYCMSKAALNVQTNIMHNELRKLGGKALAVHPGWMKTYMGGERNENAAIEPEEAAESITNYIQGYIGETAERAHPPFVDYTGAEMPW, encoded by the coding sequence ATGGACAAAATCGCTTGTGTAACCGGCGCGGACCGGGGGCTTGGTTTTGCGCTTGCGCTGCAATTGGCCCGTGCCGGCTACCGCGTGTTCGCCGGACGGTATATGCCGGACTGGCATGCGCTTGATGAGGCTCCGCCTGAGCTCGCGTCCCGCATCGCCCCTATTCCATTGGATGTGGCAAGCGGCGAGAGCGTAGAACGGGCGGCGCAACTGATCGCGGACCGGGCAGGGCACATTGATTTGCTCATTAATAACGCGGGCATCGCCGGCGGGCACGAAGGTTCAATCTTGGGACCCGCGAATATCGACTTCGGGCTTGTGCGCCGGATTTACGAGGTGAATGCGATGGGGCCGCTCCGCGTGACGAGTGCGTTAAGCGGTTTGCTTGCGAAGGGAAGCGGCAAGATTGTGGTGAACATTTCGTCCGAAGCGGGCCAAATCAATCAAACGTGGCGGGAAGGCTGGTACGGCTATTGCATGTCGAAGGCCGCGCTTAACGTCCAGACGAATATTATGCATAATGAGCTGCGCAAGCTGGGCGGGAAAGCGCTGGCGGTTCATCCGGGCTGGATGAAGACGTATATGGGCGGCGAGCGCAATGAGAATGCAGCTATAGAACCGGAGGAAGCGGCTGAATCCATTACGAATTACATTCAAGGCTATATCGGCGAGACGGCGGAACGGGCACATCCGCCATTCGTGGACTATACAGGCGCCGAGATGCCTTGGTAG
- a CDS encoding LacI family DNA-binding transcriptional regulator, whose protein sequence is MIADKLGVSKALISKALSNDPAVNDMTRELIWKTSEELGYRIKSSKKKMMSGVTGNLAVLMPRAYLDDPEYWGKIIKGIDREMADHNYSMLLSSIDVSMRVNEGMPTSITENKVDGAIVLGQLPKDYTDQLKKRNIPFVLVDPSEQDPDTDLVLANNYQGAYQAAQLLLRQGHRNLAFVGDADTTWSFSERYRGFKAAVQSFNGNGNGNEEASFAVIEGMGVSGNGMYTKPEYKADLKRHCQSDNPVTAIFCANDLIAMDSMAFFQEWGISCPGQISVVGFDDLTLAELKEPKLTTISVPKEEIGAKATQLILERLHTPDKLPELVMISTTLVQRNSTAPMKSRVETA, encoded by the coding sequence ATGATCGCCGACAAGCTTGGTGTATCGAAAGCGTTAATCTCCAAAGCGCTCTCCAATGATCCGGCCGTCAACGACATGACGCGTGAACTCATATGGAAAACGTCGGAAGAGCTCGGATATAGAATCAAGTCCTCGAAGAAGAAAATGATGTCCGGCGTGACCGGCAATCTAGCGGTGCTTATGCCGAGAGCTTACCTGGACGATCCAGAGTATTGGGGCAAAATCATTAAAGGGATCGACCGGGAAATGGCCGATCACAATTATAGCATGCTGCTTTCCTCAATAGACGTATCTATGCGGGTAAATGAGGGGATGCCTACAAGCATTACGGAAAACAAGGTGGACGGCGCCATCGTGCTCGGGCAGCTGCCTAAAGACTATACGGATCAATTGAAGAAACGAAATATTCCGTTTGTGCTCGTTGACCCAAGCGAGCAGGACCCGGATACGGACCTCGTGCTTGCAAATAACTACCAGGGCGCTTACCAGGCTGCGCAATTGCTGCTCAGGCAGGGACACCGCAATTTGGCGTTTGTTGGCGACGCGGACACGACTTGGAGCTTCTCGGAACGTTATCGGGGGTTCAAGGCAGCCGTACAAAGCTTCAACGGCAACGGCAACGGCAACGAAGAGGCAAGCTTCGCCGTCATCGAAGGGATGGGCGTCAGCGGCAACGGCATGTATACGAAGCCCGAATATAAAGCGGATTTGAAGCGCCATTGTCAATCCGATAATCCGGTAACCGCGATTTTCTGCGCCAATGACCTGATCGCAATGGACTCCATGGCGTTTTTCCAGGAGTGGGGTATTTCGTGTCCTGGACAAATATCGGTTGTCGGGTTCGATGACCTGACGCTGGCGGAATTGAAGGAGCCTAAGCTGACGACGATCAGCGTGCCGAAGGAAGAAATCGGCGCAAAGGCGACTCAGCTCATTCTCGAGCGTCTCCATACGCCGGATAAATTGCCGGAGCTGGTTATGATCTCAACGACGCTTGTGCAGCGGAATTCCACAGCGCCGATGAAGAGCCGGGTAGAGACGGCATAA
- a CDS encoding ThuA domain-containing protein: MGLRIGVLCDDEWHPAEIVKQGLAPLAGDGLQFEYSTHAREWSAAWMDRFDAVILAKSNRVSAEDRTPWLTEEVQAAFRDYVERGKGLLVLHAGTVGYKEEPLFRSLAGGVFRSHPAPGPVTLIPARGEAASLAARITGGMDRFVVHDEHYEMEADTDEADIFMHSESEHGIQPAGWMLRRGSGRVAVLTPGHYIGVWLHPSYQLLLKRVLLGFSSAGMNEHS; the protein is encoded by the coding sequence ATGGGTTTGCGGATTGGTGTGTTATGCGACGATGAATGGCATCCTGCAGAAATAGTAAAGCAAGGCCTCGCACCGCTCGCCGGGGACGGGCTGCAGTTCGAATACAGCACGCATGCGAGGGAATGGTCGGCAGCGTGGATGGACCGTTTCGATGCTGTCATCTTGGCCAAGTCGAACCGGGTATCCGCAGAAGACCGTACGCCTTGGCTGACAGAAGAGGTTCAAGCTGCATTCCGGGACTATGTGGAACGGGGCAAAGGGCTGCTTGTTCTTCATGCGGGAACGGTAGGATACAAGGAAGAGCCTCTCTTCCGTTCGCTTGCCGGCGGCGTATTTCGTTCTCACCCGGCCCCTGGTCCCGTCACGCTTATTCCTGCCCGGGGCGAGGCCGCCTCCTTGGCAGCGCGGATAACGGGCGGAATGGACCGTTTCGTTGTGCATGACGAGCATTATGAGATGGAAGCGGATACGGATGAGGCGGACATTTTTATGCACAGCGAGTCTGAACATGGCATTCAGCCGGCAGGCTGGATGCTCCGGCGCGGGAGCGGGCGTGTTGCGGTTCTGACGCCCGGCCATTACATTGGCGTATGGCTTCACCCTTCGTATCAGCTGCTGCTGAAACGCGTTTTGCTCGGGTTCAGTAGTGCAGGCATGAACGAGCACAGCTGA
- a CDS encoding glycoside hydrolase 5 family protein encodes MESIVHFITRSGSLLYEDGKPFRFAGPNIYWLGLDENVGGVDWPTPFRVNNALDTAVLMGANAVRSHTLGASVGAPKSLMPRLGEYNEEAFRRVDYAIKEAANRGLRLIIPFVCNWFYYHGGRETFTKWRGCEDVKLFYTNREVIEDFKAYISSIINRVNSCTGVAYKNDPAIMAWELGNELNDAPVEWTAEIAGFIKSLDPNHLVAHGKQFQLDEDKLMIEALDILDVHYYPARADELIKDAEKVQAAGKVYMSGEYGWADTDLERFLSAAEHHSAVSGTQFWSLFPHHDECGYVEHYDGFSVHYPGIGMNADVAERIDRMRTHGYRMTGRDVPPLPVPDVPVIAACDHAIVFRGVVGAAYYTIEKSTAGENGPWHKLYDKRPTDHMMPWIDPTRAHTVKTWYRIQAYNASGEGSGFSAAAVSGAFIPNLS; translated from the coding sequence ATGGAATCTATTGTTCATTTTATAACGAGGTCGGGTTCGCTGCTGTATGAGGATGGCAAGCCGTTTCGTTTTGCCGGCCCGAACATTTATTGGCTCGGCCTCGATGAGAATGTCGGCGGTGTCGATTGGCCAACTCCGTTCCGCGTGAACAACGCGCTGGATACGGCTGTCCTGATGGGGGCAAACGCCGTTCGCTCCCATACGCTTGGCGCCTCTGTTGGGGCTCCGAAATCGTTGATGCCTAGGCTTGGCGAATATAACGAGGAAGCCTTCAGACGGGTCGATTACGCCATAAAGGAAGCGGCGAACCGCGGACTCCGGCTCATTATTCCGTTCGTGTGCAACTGGTTTTATTATCACGGCGGCAGAGAGACGTTCACGAAGTGGCGCGGATGCGAAGATGTGAAGTTATTTTATACAAACCGGGAAGTGATCGAAGATTTCAAGGCGTATATTTCATCCATCATTAACCGCGTGAACAGCTGCACAGGGGTCGCTTACAAAAATGATCCGGCGATTATGGCATGGGAACTCGGAAATGAGCTTAATGACGCGCCGGTGGAGTGGACAGCGGAGATCGCCGGGTTTATCAAATCGCTTGACCCTAATCATCTTGTAGCACACGGCAAACAATTTCAGCTTGATGAAGATAAATTAATGATTGAAGCGCTGGATATTCTCGATGTTCATTATTATCCGGCGCGTGCAGACGAATTGATTAAGGATGCGGAGAAAGTGCAGGCGGCAGGCAAGGTGTACATGAGCGGTGAATATGGCTGGGCGGACACCGATCTCGAACGATTTTTATCGGCGGCAGAGCATCATAGCGCTGTATCGGGGACGCAATTCTGGTCGCTGTTCCCGCATCATGATGAATGCGGATACGTTGAGCATTATGACGGCTTCTCCGTGCATTATCCGGGCATCGGTATGAATGCGGACGTTGCCGAGCGAATTGATAGAATGAGAACGCACGGGTACAGGATGACAGGAAGAGACGTGCCTCCGCTGCCCGTCCCGGACGTTCCGGTTATTGCCGCATGCGATCATGCCATTGTATTCCGCGGTGTTGTAGGCGCAGCATATTATACGATCGAGAAATCGACGGCAGGTGAGAATGGTCCATGGCATAAATTATACGATAAGCGGCCGACTGATCATATGATGCCATGGATCGACCCGACCCGCGCCCATACGGTGAAGACATGGTACCGGATACAAGCGTATAATGCATCCGGTGAAGGAAGCGGCTTCTCTGCGGCGGCGGTGTCTGGCGCATTTATTCCCAATCTATCCTGA